From Sporolactobacillus pectinivorans:
GTCGTGAACAGACCGTGCGGCGAATAGCATGACACTTCCAAACTCCGCCGACGAGTACAGTTTCAGGTTCTTGAAAAAATCTCACGATCCCGCTGCGGATCAGCGAAATCAGCTGCTCTGCCGCATCATTCAGAATCTCCCCTGCCAGCCAATCACCCTGATCCGCCTTTCCGGCCACGATTGGGACAAGTCCAGCAATAACATCTTTTGTCGATCGATAAACAACCGGTACAATGTCGGCAATTGCTTGAACATGAAAATAATCTGTCAGGGCTTTTGTCAGCTCCGTTTCTTTTTCACGTCCGTCATAAGCCATTAAAACACGTCGGATTGTCTCCCGACCTATAGCATAACCGCTTCCTTCGTCACCAAAGAGATAGCCCCATCCACCGATCCGGAAAGATTCTCCGCTCTCAGGAACACCGAAAACTATAGAACCGGTACCTGCAATAATCACAAGCCCCGGCCCACCGTCCGTTCCGCTCCACAGAGCGTTCATTGCATCACTTCCAACAGACAAATGCTCGATCCTTACCGGGCACGCAGCACGAAGGCAATCAGCCAATCTCTGTACCAGCGCCGGATGATCAGATCCGGATAAACCGGCAAAACACCCGGCAATCCTTTCCGGTTTCGAAGAAGACAGCAATCTTGAAAACAAAGAGCGAAAATGTTCGGTTACCCGTGTAAAATCCATACCATTCGGATTCGTTCCCGCACCGATCACCCGATTGACGAGCAGACCATTCGCGTTGAATAAGACAGCGTCTGTTTTTGTTCCGCCTCCGTCAATCGCTATGTAGTATCTGTCCATATCCGCACATCTCTTCTTTAGAAATTAATGACGCGTCATTCAGGCCGGGCATCCTTATCAACAGCCCGCCTGATAAATCCCTTTGCATTTTTAAGCCGCTCTAATGCCTCTTTAAGTGGGCATTGAAGCAGTATCATGATAATAGCCGCCTTGACATTTTGATTGGATTTTTGATAATAATTTTGGGCAGTGATAAGATCCACATTGGTCGCTTCCATAATGATCCTTTTCGAGCGTTCAATCAGTTTTTCATTAGTCGGCTGTACATCAACCATCAGATTTTCATAGACCTT
This genomic window contains:
- a CDS encoding N-acetylglucosamine kinase, with the translated sequence MDRYYIAIDGGGTKTDAVLFNANGLLVNRVIGAGTNPNGMDFTRVTEHFRSLFSRLLSSSKPERIAGCFAGLSGSDHPALVQRLADCLRAACPVRIEHLSVGSDAMNALWSGTDGGPGLVIIAGTGSIVFGVPESGESFRIGGWGYLFGDEGSGYAIGRETIRRVLMAYDGREKETELTKALTDYFHVQAIADIVPVVYRSTKDVIAGLVPIVAGKADQGDWLAGEILNDAAEQLISLIRSGIVRFFQEPETVLVGGVWKCHAIRRTVCSRLTQPFIFPEFPPVYGSMAKCVNEWEHRKTQLLDQLKLQLKTYNPA